A region from the Saccharomonospora azurea NA-128 genome encodes:
- a CDS encoding hemolysin family protein: protein MTSSAIVLVVAVLLVLLGGLFAAADAAISTVSLARAEGLERAGRFGSRQLIQVIGERTRHLNLLLLLRMGCELTATVLVTVVLLRWVEPEWLAVLLAALIMVLVSYVIVGVGPRTIGRQHPYRVGLAVAGVVRALGTVLGPLSRLLIVVGNALTPGGGFREGPFTTEAELRELVDLAEQRGVVGTDEREMIHSVFELGDTVAREVMVPRTEIVWIEQNKTVRQALALSMRTGFTRIPVIGESVDDIVGVVNLKDLVQASFTEEGTAREVRELMTPADFVPDSKHLDGLLKHMQRSRHHLVIAVDEYGGTAGLLTIEDILEEIVGEITDESDTDDRPPIEHVDDQVVRVSARLGVDDLGELFGIDLSEQDVETVGGLLAQRLGRVPLPGAEAEVDGLRLRAEGGKDRRGRMRISTVVVRAADGRRIGPGTPVTTDDNDGRDHRDERGERDEPDWRVNHG, encoded by the coding sequence GTGACGTCGTCGGCCATCGTCCTGGTCGTGGCAGTTCTTCTCGTGTTGCTCGGTGGGCTCTTCGCCGCGGCCGATGCGGCCATCAGCACGGTCTCCCTGGCGAGGGCCGAGGGACTGGAACGCGCGGGAAGATTCGGGTCGCGCCAGCTCATCCAGGTGATCGGTGAGCGCACCCGGCACCTGAACCTGCTGCTGTTGCTGCGGATGGGGTGCGAGCTGACCGCCACGGTCCTCGTGACCGTGGTGCTGCTGCGCTGGGTGGAGCCGGAGTGGCTCGCGGTGCTGCTCGCGGCGCTGATCATGGTGTTGGTCAGCTACGTCATCGTGGGTGTGGGGCCCCGCACGATCGGCAGGCAGCACCCGTACCGCGTGGGGCTGGCCGTGGCCGGGGTGGTGCGGGCCCTCGGGACGGTGCTGGGGCCGCTCAGCCGACTTCTCATCGTGGTCGGCAACGCCCTCACGCCGGGCGGAGGCTTCCGCGAGGGCCCGTTCACGACCGAAGCCGAGTTGCGCGAGCTGGTGGACCTCGCGGAACAGCGCGGTGTCGTGGGCACCGACGAACGCGAGATGATCCACTCGGTCTTCGAGCTCGGTGACACGGTGGCTCGCGAGGTGATGGTGCCGCGCACCGAGATCGTGTGGATCGAGCAGAACAAGACCGTGCGGCAGGCGCTGGCCCTGTCCATGCGGACCGGGTTCACCCGCATCCCGGTGATCGGCGAGTCGGTGGACGACATCGTCGGCGTGGTGAACCTGAAGGACCTCGTGCAGGCCTCGTTCACCGAGGAGGGCACGGCCCGCGAGGTGCGGGAGCTGATGACCCCCGCCGACTTCGTGCCGGACTCGAAGCACCTCGACGGCCTGCTCAAGCACATGCAGCGTTCGCGGCACCACCTCGTCATCGCCGTGGACGAGTACGGCGGAACGGCCGGCCTGCTGACGATCGAGGACATCCTGGAGGAGATCGTCGGAGAGATCACCGACGAGTCGGACACCGACGACCGCCCTCCGATCGAGCACGTCGACGACCAGGTGGTGCGGGTCTCGGCGCGACTGGGGGTCGACGACCTGGGCGAGCTGTTCGGCATCGACCTCTCCGAGCAGGATGTGGAGACGGTCGGAGGGCTGCTCGCGCAGCGGCTGGGACGTGTCCCGCTGCCCGGTGCGGAGGCCGAGGTGGACGGGCTCCGCCTGCGGGCTGAGGGCGGCAAGGACCGGCGAGGCCGGATGCGGATCAGCACCGTGGTCGTGCGGGCGGCGGACGGGCGCAGAATCGGGCCCGGCACACCCGTCACGACCGACGACAACGACGGACGCGATCACCGTGACGAGCGCGGTGAGCGCGACGAACCCGACTGGAGAGTGAACCATGGCTGA